The following proteins are encoded in a genomic region of Takifugu rubripes chromosome 21, fTakRub1.2, whole genome shotgun sequence:
- the slc4a4a gene encoding solute carrier family 4 member 4a isoform X1: MSSSKKMEDEAVLDRGASLLKHLCDEEEVEGHHTFYIGVHVPKSYRRRRRHRRRTSHKDKKEKLAENTSDKSDTENNDDPSNSILKPLISPAAERIRFILGEEDDGPTPPQLFTELDELLSVDGHEMEWKETARWIKFEEKVEKGGERWSKPHVATLSLHSLFELRKCIEKGTIMLDMEASTLPQVVELITDNQIEIGQLKAELRDKVMYTLLRKHRHQTKKSNLRSLADIGKTVSSASRLFSNQENDSPTTTHRNLTSSLNDISDKPEKEQLRNKFMKKLPRDAEASNVLVGEVDFLDTPFVAFVRLQKAVMLGALTEVPVPTRFLFILLGPKGKAKSYHEIGRAIATLMSDEVFHDIAYKAKDRQDLLAGIDEFLDEVIVLPPGEWDPTIRIEPPKSLPSSDKRKNMYAGGDSQMNGDMPHDGGHGGGGHEVGEELQKTGRFCGGLLLDIKRKAPFFISDFTDAFHIQALSAILFIYLGTVTNAITFGGLLGDATENMQGVLESFLGTAITGGVFCLLAGQPLTILSSTGPVLVFERLLFNFSKDNEFDYLEFRLWIGLWSAFFCLVLVATDASFLVQYFTRFTEEGFSCLISFIFIYDAFKKMLKLAHHYPIDSDYKMDHVTQYECLCMAPTVVENSTEIFGDPLEGTSVWIWNNTGLPGNATWSSLTKTECLRYKGELVGKACEFVPDITLMSFILFFGTYTCSMCLKKFKTSPFFPTTVRKLISDFAIILAILIFCGVDVLVGVETPKLIVPSEFKPTSPKRGWFVPPFGGNPWWVYLISAVPALLVTILIFMDQQITAVIVNRKEHKLKKGAGYHLDLFLVAVLMVVCSFMGLPWYVAATVISIAHIDSLKMETETSAPGEQPKFLGVREQRVTGVFVFILTGLSVLMSPILKFIPMPVLYGVFLYMGVASLNGVQFMDRLKLLLMPAKHQPDLIYLRHVPLRKVHLFTFIQILCLALLWILKSTVAAIIFPVMILALVAVRKAMDYMFSQHDLSFLDDVIPEKDKKKKEDEKKRSSLGSDAEDERSPHHSLDTHRAEQLRYYQANYLSSPEISPLKSVPQIRIDMDPDDDNSFYWKSRGSETSL, from the exons tctcgccagcagccgagAGGATCCGCTTCATCCTcggggaggaagatgatggcCCAACGCCCCCGCAGCTCTTTACCGAGTTGGATGAGCTTCTGTCTGTTGATGGGCACGAGATGGAGTGGAAGGAGACGGCCAG GTGGATCAAGTtcgaggagaaggtggagaaagGCGGCGAGCGCTGGAGCAAACCCCACGTGGCCACGCTGTCCTTACACAGCCTGTTTGAGCTGAGGAAATGCATAGAAAAGGGCACCATCATGCTGGACATGGAAGCCTCCACTCTGCCACAGGTTGTTG AGCTAATCACCGACAACCAGATCGAGATCGGTCAGCTGAAGGCTGAGCTGAGGGACAAGGTGATGTACACTCTGCTGCGAAAACACCGTCACCAGACCAAGAAGTCCAACCTACGCTCCCTGGCTGACATCGGCAAGACGGTCTCCAGTGCAAGTAGGCTGTTTTCCAACCAGGAGAACG ACAGCCCGACAACAACTCACCGGAATCTGACCAGCAGCCTGAATGATATTTCAGACAAGCCAGAGAAAGAGCAG CTAAGGAACAAGTTCATGAAGAAGTTGCCGAGAGACGCGGAGGCGTCGAACgtgctggtgggggaggtggactTCCTGGACACGCCATTCGTGGCCTTTGTGCGCCTGCAGAAGGCCGTGATGCTGGGAGCCTTAACAGAAGTCCCAGTTCCCACAAG ATTTTTATTCATCTTGCTTGGGCCCAAAGGCAAGGCCAAGTCGTACCATGAGATCGGCAGAGCCATCGCCACGCTGATGTCAGACGAG GTCTTCCACGACATTGCCTATAAGGCGAAGGATAGGCAGGACCTCCTGGCTGGTATCGACGAGTTCCTGGATGAGGTGATCGTGCTTCCTCCTGGAGAGTGGGACCCGACCATCAGGATAGAGCCCCCTAAatctcttccctcctctgacAAAAG GAAAAACATGTACGCGGGAGGGGACTCGCAGATGAATGGAGATATGCCTCATGATGGAGGTCACGGAGGAGGGGGGCATGAAGTAGGGGAGGAGCTACAGAAGACGGGAAG GTTTTGTGGGGGTCTGTTACTAGACATCAAAAGAAAAGCGCCTTTCTTCATCAGTGACTTCACCGACGCGTTCCACATTCAGGCCTTGTCAGCCATCTTGTTTATTTACCTGGGCACCGTGACAAACGCCATCACTTTCGGCGGCCTGTTGGGGGATGCTACCGAAAACATGCAG GGCGTACTGGAGAGTTTCCTGGGCACGGCGATCACCGGCGGAGTCTTCTGCCTGCTGGCTGGCCAGCCTCTCACCATCCTCAGCAGCACCGGTCCGGTTCTGGTCTTTGAACGGTTGTTATTCAACTTTAGCAA GGACAATGAGTTTGATTATTTGGAGTTCCGTCTGTGGATCGGCCTGTGGTCGGCGTTCTTCTGCCTGGTCCTGGTGGCCACCGATGCCAGCTTCTTGGTGCAGTACTTCACCCGCTTCACCGAGGAGGGCTTCTCCTGTCTCATAAGCTTCATCTTCATCTATGACGCCTTCAAGAAGATGCTGAAGCTGGCTCACCACTACCCCATCGATTCTGATTACAAGATGGATCACGTCACGCAGTACGAATGCCTCTGCATGGCTCCGACGGTTGTAG AAAACAGTACGGAAATCTTCGGAGACCCTTTGGAGGGAACCTCTGTCTGGATCTGGAACAACACTGGGCTG CCAGGGAACGCCACATGGTCGTCCCTCACCAAGACGGAGTGCCTGAGGTACAAAGGCGAGCTGGTGGGGAAGGCCTGCGAGTTCGTCCCAGACATCACCCTCATGTCCTTCATCCTGTTCTTTGGCACCTACACCTGCTCCATGTGTCTGAAGAAGTTCAAGACCAGCCCGTTCTTCCCCACAACC GTCAGGAAGCTCATCAGCGACTTTGCCATCATCCTGGCCATACTCATCTTCTGTGGAGTCGATGTTCTGGTGGGAGTGGAAACTCCGAAACTCATCGTGCCAAGTGAATTCAAG CCAACAAGTCCTAAGAGGGGCTGGTTTGTGCCCCCCTTCGGCGGAAACCCCTGGTGGGTTTACCTGATCTCGGCTGTTCCTGCCCTGCTGGTCACCATCCTGATATTCATGGATCAGCAGATCACAGCTGTGATCGTCAACAGGAAGGAGCACAAGCTGAAG AAAGGAGCAGGTTACCACCTGGACCTGTTCTTGGTGGCAGTTCTCATGGTGGTCTGCTCCTTCATGGGCCTGCCCTGGTACGTGGCCGCCACCGTCATCTCCATCGCACACATCGACAGTCTGAAGATGGAAACGGAAACGTCGGCTCCCGGGGAGCAGCCCAAGTTCTTGGGCGTGAG AGAGCAGAGGGTCACTGGTGTGTTTGTCTTCATCCTGACTGGACTTTCCGTGTTAATGTCCCCCATTTTAAAG TTCATTCCAATGCCTGTTCTATATGGAGTCTTTCTATACATGGGAGTGGCCTCTCTCAATGGAGTGCAG TTCATGGATCGTCTGAAGCTGCTTCTGATGCCTGCGAAACATCAGCCGGACCTGATTTACCTGCGACACGTTCCCCTCAGGAAGGTCCacctcttcaccttcatccaGATCCTCTGCTTGGCTCTGCTGTGGATCCTCAAGTCCACCGTGGCTGCCATCATATTCCCTGTcatg ATCCTGGCTCTGGTGGCGGTCAGAAAAGCCATGGACTACATGTTCTCCCAGCATGACCTCAGCTTCCTGGATGACGTCATTCCAGAGAAggacaagaaaaagaaggaggacgagaagaagaggagcagccTAGGCAGCGACGCAGAAGAC GAGAGAAGTCCCCATCATTCCTTGGACACACATCGTGCTGAGCAGCTGCGCTACTACCAGGCTAACTACTTGTCCAG ccCTGAGATCAGTCCGTTGAAGTCTGTGCCTCAGATTAGAATAGACATGGACCCCGATGATGATAACTCCTTCTACTGGAAGAGCCGAGGATCCGAGACGTCTCTGTAG
- the slc4a4a gene encoding solute carrier family 4 member 4a isoform X4 has product MSSSKKMEDEAVLDRGASLLKHLCDEEEVEGHHTFYIGVHVPKSYRRRRRHRRRTSHKDKKEKLAENTSDKSDTENNDDPSNSILKPLISPAAERIRFILGEEDDGPTPPQLFTELDELLSVDGHEMEWKETARWIKFEEKVEKGGERWSKPHVATLSLHSLFELRKCIEKGTIMLDMEASTLPQVVELITDNQIEIGQLKAELRDKVMYTLLRKHRHQTKKSNLRSLADIGKTVSSANSPTTTHRNLTSSLNDISDKPEKEQLRNKFMKKLPRDAEASNVLVGEVDFLDTPFVAFVRLQKAVMLGALTEVPVPTRFLFILLGPKGKAKSYHEIGRAIATLMSDEVFHDIAYKAKDRQDLLAGIDEFLDEVIVLPPGEWDPTIRIEPPKSLPSSDKRKNMYAGGDSQMNGDMPHDGGHGGGGHEVGEELQKTGRFCGGLLLDIKRKAPFFISDFTDAFHIQALSAILFIYLGTVTNAITFGGLLGDATENMQGVLESFLGTAITGGVFCLLAGQPLTILSSTGPVLVFERLLFNFSKDNEFDYLEFRLWIGLWSAFFCLVLVATDASFLVQYFTRFTEEGFSCLISFIFIYDAFKKMLKLAHHYPIDSDYKMDHVTQYECLCMAPTVVENSTEIFGDPLEGTSVWIWNNTGLPGNATWSSLTKTECLRYKGELVGKACEFVPDITLMSFILFFGTYTCSMCLKKFKTSPFFPTTVRKLISDFAIILAILIFCGVDVLVGVETPKLIVPSEFKPTSPKRGWFVPPFGGNPWWVYLISAVPALLVTILIFMDQQITAVIVNRKEHKLKKGAGYHLDLFLVAVLMVVCSFMGLPWYVAATVISIAHIDSLKMETETSAPGEQPKFLGVREQRVTGVFVFILTGLSVLMSPILKFIPMPVLYGVFLYMGVASLNGVQFMDRLKLLLMPAKHQPDLIYLRHVPLRKVHLFTFIQILCLALLWILKSTVAAIIFPVMILALVAVRKAMDYMFSQHDLSFLDDVIPEKDKKKKEDEKKRSSLGSDAEDSDNHYNENVPSIKIPMDMMEQEPFLGDKASDREKSPSFLGHTSC; this is encoded by the exons tctcgccagcagccgagAGGATCCGCTTCATCCTcggggaggaagatgatggcCCAACGCCCCCGCAGCTCTTTACCGAGTTGGATGAGCTTCTGTCTGTTGATGGGCACGAGATGGAGTGGAAGGAGACGGCCAG GTGGATCAAGTtcgaggagaaggtggagaaagGCGGCGAGCGCTGGAGCAAACCCCACGTGGCCACGCTGTCCTTACACAGCCTGTTTGAGCTGAGGAAATGCATAGAAAAGGGCACCATCATGCTGGACATGGAAGCCTCCACTCTGCCACAGGTTGTTG AGCTAATCACCGACAACCAGATCGAGATCGGTCAGCTGAAGGCTGAGCTGAGGGACAAGGTGATGTACACTCTGCTGCGAAAACACCGTCACCAGACCAAGAAGTCCAACCTACGCTCCCTGGCTGACATCGGCAAGACGGTCTCCAGTGCAA ACAGCCCGACAACAACTCACCGGAATCTGACCAGCAGCCTGAATGATATTTCAGACAAGCCAGAGAAAGAGCAG CTAAGGAACAAGTTCATGAAGAAGTTGCCGAGAGACGCGGAGGCGTCGAACgtgctggtgggggaggtggactTCCTGGACACGCCATTCGTGGCCTTTGTGCGCCTGCAGAAGGCCGTGATGCTGGGAGCCTTAACAGAAGTCCCAGTTCCCACAAG ATTTTTATTCATCTTGCTTGGGCCCAAAGGCAAGGCCAAGTCGTACCATGAGATCGGCAGAGCCATCGCCACGCTGATGTCAGACGAG GTCTTCCACGACATTGCCTATAAGGCGAAGGATAGGCAGGACCTCCTGGCTGGTATCGACGAGTTCCTGGATGAGGTGATCGTGCTTCCTCCTGGAGAGTGGGACCCGACCATCAGGATAGAGCCCCCTAAatctcttccctcctctgacAAAAG GAAAAACATGTACGCGGGAGGGGACTCGCAGATGAATGGAGATATGCCTCATGATGGAGGTCACGGAGGAGGGGGGCATGAAGTAGGGGAGGAGCTACAGAAGACGGGAAG GTTTTGTGGGGGTCTGTTACTAGACATCAAAAGAAAAGCGCCTTTCTTCATCAGTGACTTCACCGACGCGTTCCACATTCAGGCCTTGTCAGCCATCTTGTTTATTTACCTGGGCACCGTGACAAACGCCATCACTTTCGGCGGCCTGTTGGGGGATGCTACCGAAAACATGCAG GGCGTACTGGAGAGTTTCCTGGGCACGGCGATCACCGGCGGAGTCTTCTGCCTGCTGGCTGGCCAGCCTCTCACCATCCTCAGCAGCACCGGTCCGGTTCTGGTCTTTGAACGGTTGTTATTCAACTTTAGCAA GGACAATGAGTTTGATTATTTGGAGTTCCGTCTGTGGATCGGCCTGTGGTCGGCGTTCTTCTGCCTGGTCCTGGTGGCCACCGATGCCAGCTTCTTGGTGCAGTACTTCACCCGCTTCACCGAGGAGGGCTTCTCCTGTCTCATAAGCTTCATCTTCATCTATGACGCCTTCAAGAAGATGCTGAAGCTGGCTCACCACTACCCCATCGATTCTGATTACAAGATGGATCACGTCACGCAGTACGAATGCCTCTGCATGGCTCCGACGGTTGTAG AAAACAGTACGGAAATCTTCGGAGACCCTTTGGAGGGAACCTCTGTCTGGATCTGGAACAACACTGGGCTG CCAGGGAACGCCACATGGTCGTCCCTCACCAAGACGGAGTGCCTGAGGTACAAAGGCGAGCTGGTGGGGAAGGCCTGCGAGTTCGTCCCAGACATCACCCTCATGTCCTTCATCCTGTTCTTTGGCACCTACACCTGCTCCATGTGTCTGAAGAAGTTCAAGACCAGCCCGTTCTTCCCCACAACC GTCAGGAAGCTCATCAGCGACTTTGCCATCATCCTGGCCATACTCATCTTCTGTGGAGTCGATGTTCTGGTGGGAGTGGAAACTCCGAAACTCATCGTGCCAAGTGAATTCAAG CCAACAAGTCCTAAGAGGGGCTGGTTTGTGCCCCCCTTCGGCGGAAACCCCTGGTGGGTTTACCTGATCTCGGCTGTTCCTGCCCTGCTGGTCACCATCCTGATATTCATGGATCAGCAGATCACAGCTGTGATCGTCAACAGGAAGGAGCACAAGCTGAAG AAAGGAGCAGGTTACCACCTGGACCTGTTCTTGGTGGCAGTTCTCATGGTGGTCTGCTCCTTCATGGGCCTGCCCTGGTACGTGGCCGCCACCGTCATCTCCATCGCACACATCGACAGTCTGAAGATGGAAACGGAAACGTCGGCTCCCGGGGAGCAGCCCAAGTTCTTGGGCGTGAG AGAGCAGAGGGTCACTGGTGTGTTTGTCTTCATCCTGACTGGACTTTCCGTGTTAATGTCCCCCATTTTAAAG TTCATTCCAATGCCTGTTCTATATGGAGTCTTTCTATACATGGGAGTGGCCTCTCTCAATGGAGTGCAG TTCATGGATCGTCTGAAGCTGCTTCTGATGCCTGCGAAACATCAGCCGGACCTGATTTACCTGCGACACGTTCCCCTCAGGAAGGTCCacctcttcaccttcatccaGATCCTCTGCTTGGCTCTGCTGTGGATCCTCAAGTCCACCGTGGCTGCCATCATATTCCCTGTcatg ATCCTGGCTCTGGTGGCGGTCAGAAAAGCCATGGACTACATGTTCTCCCAGCATGACCTCAGCTTCCTGGATGACGTCATTCCAGAGAAggacaagaaaaagaaggaggacgagaagaagaggagcagccTAGGCAGCGACGCAGAAGAC TCTGACAATCATTACAATGAGAATGTTCCCAGCATTAAAATCCCCATGGACATGATGGAGCAGGAGCCCTTCTTAGGTGATAAGGCCTCTGACA GAGAGAAGTCCCCATCATTCCTTGGACACACATCGTGCTGA
- the slc4a4a gene encoding solute carrier family 4 member 4a isoform X2: MSSSKKMEDEAVLDRGASLLKHLCDEEEVEGHHTFYIGVHVPKSYRRRRRHRRRTSHKDKKEKLAENTSDKSDTENNDDPSNSILKPLISPAAERIRFILGEEDDGPTPPQLFTELDELLSVDGHEMEWKETARWIKFEEKVEKGGERWSKPHVATLSLHSLFELRKCIEKGTIMLDMEASTLPQVVELITDNQIEIGQLKAELRDKVMYTLLRKHRHQTKKSNLRSLADIGKTVSSANSPTTTHRNLTSSLNDISDKPEKEQLRNKFMKKLPRDAEASNVLVGEVDFLDTPFVAFVRLQKAVMLGALTEVPVPTRFLFILLGPKGKAKSYHEIGRAIATLMSDEVFHDIAYKAKDRQDLLAGIDEFLDEVIVLPPGEWDPTIRIEPPKSLPSSDKRKNMYAGGDSQMNGDMPHDGGHGGGGHEVGEELQKTGRFCGGLLLDIKRKAPFFISDFTDAFHIQALSAILFIYLGTVTNAITFGGLLGDATENMQGVLESFLGTAITGGVFCLLAGQPLTILSSTGPVLVFERLLFNFSKDNEFDYLEFRLWIGLWSAFFCLVLVATDASFLVQYFTRFTEEGFSCLISFIFIYDAFKKMLKLAHHYPIDSDYKMDHVTQYECLCMAPTVVENSTEIFGDPLEGTSVWIWNNTGLPGNATWSSLTKTECLRYKGELVGKACEFVPDITLMSFILFFGTYTCSMCLKKFKTSPFFPTTVRKLISDFAIILAILIFCGVDVLVGVETPKLIVPSEFKPTSPKRGWFVPPFGGNPWWVYLISAVPALLVTILIFMDQQITAVIVNRKEHKLKKGAGYHLDLFLVAVLMVVCSFMGLPWYVAATVISIAHIDSLKMETETSAPGEQPKFLGVREQRVTGVFVFILTGLSVLMSPILKFIPMPVLYGVFLYMGVASLNGVQFMDRLKLLLMPAKHQPDLIYLRHVPLRKVHLFTFIQILCLALLWILKSTVAAIIFPVMILALVAVRKAMDYMFSQHDLSFLDDVIPEKDKKKKEDEKKRSSLGSDAEDERSPHHSLDTHRAEQLRYYQANYLSSPEISPLKSVPQIRIDMDPDDDNSFYWKSRGSETSL, encoded by the exons tctcgccagcagccgagAGGATCCGCTTCATCCTcggggaggaagatgatggcCCAACGCCCCCGCAGCTCTTTACCGAGTTGGATGAGCTTCTGTCTGTTGATGGGCACGAGATGGAGTGGAAGGAGACGGCCAG GTGGATCAAGTtcgaggagaaggtggagaaagGCGGCGAGCGCTGGAGCAAACCCCACGTGGCCACGCTGTCCTTACACAGCCTGTTTGAGCTGAGGAAATGCATAGAAAAGGGCACCATCATGCTGGACATGGAAGCCTCCACTCTGCCACAGGTTGTTG AGCTAATCACCGACAACCAGATCGAGATCGGTCAGCTGAAGGCTGAGCTGAGGGACAAGGTGATGTACACTCTGCTGCGAAAACACCGTCACCAGACCAAGAAGTCCAACCTACGCTCCCTGGCTGACATCGGCAAGACGGTCTCCAGTGCAA ACAGCCCGACAACAACTCACCGGAATCTGACCAGCAGCCTGAATGATATTTCAGACAAGCCAGAGAAAGAGCAG CTAAGGAACAAGTTCATGAAGAAGTTGCCGAGAGACGCGGAGGCGTCGAACgtgctggtgggggaggtggactTCCTGGACACGCCATTCGTGGCCTTTGTGCGCCTGCAGAAGGCCGTGATGCTGGGAGCCTTAACAGAAGTCCCAGTTCCCACAAG ATTTTTATTCATCTTGCTTGGGCCCAAAGGCAAGGCCAAGTCGTACCATGAGATCGGCAGAGCCATCGCCACGCTGATGTCAGACGAG GTCTTCCACGACATTGCCTATAAGGCGAAGGATAGGCAGGACCTCCTGGCTGGTATCGACGAGTTCCTGGATGAGGTGATCGTGCTTCCTCCTGGAGAGTGGGACCCGACCATCAGGATAGAGCCCCCTAAatctcttccctcctctgacAAAAG GAAAAACATGTACGCGGGAGGGGACTCGCAGATGAATGGAGATATGCCTCATGATGGAGGTCACGGAGGAGGGGGGCATGAAGTAGGGGAGGAGCTACAGAAGACGGGAAG GTTTTGTGGGGGTCTGTTACTAGACATCAAAAGAAAAGCGCCTTTCTTCATCAGTGACTTCACCGACGCGTTCCACATTCAGGCCTTGTCAGCCATCTTGTTTATTTACCTGGGCACCGTGACAAACGCCATCACTTTCGGCGGCCTGTTGGGGGATGCTACCGAAAACATGCAG GGCGTACTGGAGAGTTTCCTGGGCACGGCGATCACCGGCGGAGTCTTCTGCCTGCTGGCTGGCCAGCCTCTCACCATCCTCAGCAGCACCGGTCCGGTTCTGGTCTTTGAACGGTTGTTATTCAACTTTAGCAA GGACAATGAGTTTGATTATTTGGAGTTCCGTCTGTGGATCGGCCTGTGGTCGGCGTTCTTCTGCCTGGTCCTGGTGGCCACCGATGCCAGCTTCTTGGTGCAGTACTTCACCCGCTTCACCGAGGAGGGCTTCTCCTGTCTCATAAGCTTCATCTTCATCTATGACGCCTTCAAGAAGATGCTGAAGCTGGCTCACCACTACCCCATCGATTCTGATTACAAGATGGATCACGTCACGCAGTACGAATGCCTCTGCATGGCTCCGACGGTTGTAG AAAACAGTACGGAAATCTTCGGAGACCCTTTGGAGGGAACCTCTGTCTGGATCTGGAACAACACTGGGCTG CCAGGGAACGCCACATGGTCGTCCCTCACCAAGACGGAGTGCCTGAGGTACAAAGGCGAGCTGGTGGGGAAGGCCTGCGAGTTCGTCCCAGACATCACCCTCATGTCCTTCATCCTGTTCTTTGGCACCTACACCTGCTCCATGTGTCTGAAGAAGTTCAAGACCAGCCCGTTCTTCCCCACAACC GTCAGGAAGCTCATCAGCGACTTTGCCATCATCCTGGCCATACTCATCTTCTGTGGAGTCGATGTTCTGGTGGGAGTGGAAACTCCGAAACTCATCGTGCCAAGTGAATTCAAG CCAACAAGTCCTAAGAGGGGCTGGTTTGTGCCCCCCTTCGGCGGAAACCCCTGGTGGGTTTACCTGATCTCGGCTGTTCCTGCCCTGCTGGTCACCATCCTGATATTCATGGATCAGCAGATCACAGCTGTGATCGTCAACAGGAAGGAGCACAAGCTGAAG AAAGGAGCAGGTTACCACCTGGACCTGTTCTTGGTGGCAGTTCTCATGGTGGTCTGCTCCTTCATGGGCCTGCCCTGGTACGTGGCCGCCACCGTCATCTCCATCGCACACATCGACAGTCTGAAGATGGAAACGGAAACGTCGGCTCCCGGGGAGCAGCCCAAGTTCTTGGGCGTGAG AGAGCAGAGGGTCACTGGTGTGTTTGTCTTCATCCTGACTGGACTTTCCGTGTTAATGTCCCCCATTTTAAAG TTCATTCCAATGCCTGTTCTATATGGAGTCTTTCTATACATGGGAGTGGCCTCTCTCAATGGAGTGCAG TTCATGGATCGTCTGAAGCTGCTTCTGATGCCTGCGAAACATCAGCCGGACCTGATTTACCTGCGACACGTTCCCCTCAGGAAGGTCCacctcttcaccttcatccaGATCCTCTGCTTGGCTCTGCTGTGGATCCTCAAGTCCACCGTGGCTGCCATCATATTCCCTGTcatg ATCCTGGCTCTGGTGGCGGTCAGAAAAGCCATGGACTACATGTTCTCCCAGCATGACCTCAGCTTCCTGGATGACGTCATTCCAGAGAAggacaagaaaaagaaggaggacgagaagaagaggagcagccTAGGCAGCGACGCAGAAGAC GAGAGAAGTCCCCATCATTCCTTGGACACACATCGTGCTGAGCAGCTGCGCTACTACCAGGCTAACTACTTGTCCAG ccCTGAGATCAGTCCGTTGAAGTCTGTGCCTCAGATTAGAATAGACATGGACCCCGATGATGATAACTCCTTCTACTGGAAGAGCCGAGGATCCGAGACGTCTCTGTAG